TACTGAACAGACAGAAGATATGAAAGTGTATCAAGAGGTACATGAAAAGTATGATGCAAAAATGAACAAAGAAATTAATAAAGCGTTACAGTTATTTGAAGTGGCAAAAGAAAAGGGCGGTAAGGAAATAACTAATGCTAAATATAAGGAAGACGTGAAACAGGTAACAACGGGCATGTTAGAAGATATTGATCATATGCGTAAAGAAATTCGTGTTCCGAAGTCGAAAGAACAGGAACATGAATTATATGTTGGTTTCTTAAATGAATCAGAACAATCAATGAAAAAATTGCAGAAGTTAGCAGAAGAAGAAGACTCCTCGTTGATTCGTGATATAGAAATTAATTTTGCAACAGCATCGACATACTATAAACGTTTTCAAACAGAGGCCCAAAAATAACCTTGCGCATGCGCAAGGTTATTTTTTCTTCTTACCATCTCCATCTTCATCCTCGGATACTAATACTTTCTGTTCTTCGTGAAATTCTGAAATTGTTTGTCCAGTAATATTATCGAATGGAGTATAAAAAGAAGTGATACGTTTTTTCTTAATGAAGAGTTTGTAGAAGCCGATGATGACGAGTATGACGATTGTTAATGGCAATCCTATGCTGGCTAGAAGTAAGGGATCCATCGTATAACTCCTTTAAAGTAATTAATTTTATTATAAGTTAAAATAGTGATTTTAAGAAATAACGCCATTAAAAACTGATTTTTCTAAATATATCCAATTTGATTGACTTTTCTTTTTTTCAGAATTATAATTCGA
This genomic interval from Bacillus cereus contains the following:
- a CDS encoding DUF3951 domain-containing protein translates to MDPLLLASIGLPLTIVILVIIGFYKLFIKKKRITSFYTPFDNITGQTISEFHEEQKVLVSEDEDGDGKKKK